One part of the Haliotis asinina isolate JCU_RB_2024 chromosome 2, JCU_Hal_asi_v2, whole genome shotgun sequence genome encodes these proteins:
- the LOC137274748 gene encoding uncharacterized protein encodes MDNVRGFKSHDEVRVIPNIQPSTNPVTTTPIPKQETRVYRWKHGKWVRVPRFCSAVKGLKSAQLRSSVGTLQMYIHDVKDDIHVSGSIQRSGMWESPGVHAMISVLRDNPGMGMLDLGSQLGTYSLTAALMGRHVVAVDPLVENVLRLCATTHEAKLTDRITILFAALSDDYKTVTFQRKEGNIGGTFIKHVRNTTFDINDNYNPNFISTVRLDDVLQFVDFPKAFIKIDVENQEYEVLKEGKQLFSKVDVRNILMEWFQIKTTANAPKLRDFLVNRTFQPMWMNRVSQLPHSRYLVWPNDVMWVKQ; translated from the exons ATGGACAACGTGAGAG GCTTCAAAAGTCATGACGAAGTACGTGTCATTCCTAACATCCAGCCCTCAACGAACCCTGTTACAACTACTCCGATTCCCAAACAGGAGACACGTGTGTACCGTTGGAAACACGGGAAATGGGTTAGGGTTCCACGATTCTGTTCTGCAGTGAAGGGATTAAAGTCTGCCCAACTCCGAAGCTCGGTTGGTACTCTTCAGATGTATATCCATGACGTTAAAGATGACATTCATGTCTCCGGGTCTATTCAGAGATCAGGAATGTGGGAATCTCCGGGAGTACATGCAATGATCTCAGTACTTAGAGACAACCCTGGTATGGGTATGCTTGACCTTGGGTCTCAGCTGGGGACGTATTCCTTAACGGCTGCGTTGATGGGCCGCCACGTGGTCGCTGTCGATCCGCTTGTGGAGAATGTGTTGAGACTGTGTGCAACTACACACGAGGCCAAACTGACCGACAGGATCACTATTCTATTTGCAGCGCTCTCTGACGACTACAAAACTGTCACCTTTCAACGCAAAGAAGGAAACATTGGAGGTACCTTTATCAAACATGTCCGGAACACAACATTTGACATCAACGACAACTACAATCCAAACTTCATCTCCACTGTCCGTCTTGACGACGTGTTGCAGTTTGTTGATTTCCCGAAAGCATTTATCAAGATTGACGTTGAGAATCAGGAATATGAAGTTTTGAAAGAAGGAAAACAACTGTTTTCTAAAGTAGATGTCCGTAATATTCTAATGGAGTGGTTTCAAATAAAAACTACAGCAAATGCACCCAAACTAAGGGATTTCCTTGTCAACAGAACATTCCAACCTATGTGGATGAACAGAGTCAGTCAGCTTCCTCACTCAAGATACCTGGTATGGCCGAATGATGTAATGTGGGTCAAACAGTAA